One part of the Lotus japonicus ecotype B-129 chromosome 2, LjGifu_v1.2 genome encodes these proteins:
- the LOC130736403 gene encoding uncharacterized protein LOC130736403: MIEDLFLSSTWLLRNLEDCICSSAQANPSEDIEAQIEDLVFLGWKHPTKAQGEGSTLNAAEKLEEEWTKDEDEAALGNSKALNAIFNGLDKNMFRLINTCIVAKDAWDILKTAHEGTTRVRMSRLQMLTTQFENLMMTEDETISEFHKCVRDLSNASFALGEPMSDEKLVRKNLRSVTSKFAMKVIAIEEAQDISSMKVDEFIGSLQTYELKLGDKPEKKSKSIAFVSNTDEGHDADCESENPYESLALLARKFNRALRKIDRRNRSNVQDIKPFNSQRKTKEEEKSGQSKEDEIEQLKSENEKLREAIDKLQDDLDEWNTKLKDVDTVEKPKLMLINDELQEKVSILTNKLEATHKSVRMRNSGSIMLDEILKETRKQGRSLKGIGFNYKTANKENQKGPKKFVGAKTKSEFKNPTNYLMLDPMSQHGGSQLKNYTPTPWRCHYCGRNGHIKPYCFKLYGYPQTQNIVKALKGKQKRKTWKPKGKVTCLIAHTSFRASSSEDWYFDSGCSRHMTGNKEYLENLKG, from the exons ATGATTGAGGATTTGTTTCTCTCTTCTACTTGGTTGTTACGCAACTTGGAAGATTGCATTTGTTCTTCCGCCCAAGCTAACCCTAGTGAAGACATTGAAGCTCAGATTGAAGATCTAGTGTTTTTAG gttggaaacatcccACTAAGGCGCAAGGTGAGGGAAGTACCTTAAATGCTGCAGAGAAACTTGAGGAAGAATGGacaaaggatgaagatgaagctgctctgggAAACTCTAAAGCACtgaatgctatctttaatggactTGACAAGAACATGTTCAGGCTGATCAACACATGCATTGTGGCAAAGGATGCCTGGGATATTTTGAAGACTGCACATGAAGGCACCACCAGAGTGAGAATGTCAAGgctccagatgcttactactcagtttGAGAACTTAATGATGACTGAGGATGAGACTATTTCTGAATTTCACAAGTGTGTGCGTGACTTGTCAAATGCTTCGtttgctctgggagaacctatgtcagatgaaaagcttgtgaggaagaACTTGAGGTCCGTCACCAGCaaatttgctatgaaagtcattgctattgaagaagctcaagacatcaGCAGTATGAAGGTTGATGAATTCATTGGTTCGTTGCAGACTTATGAGTTGAAATTGGGTGATAAACCTGAGAAGAAGAGCAAAAGCATAGCCTTTGTATCCAACACTGATGAAGGACATGATGCTGACTGTGAAAGTGAGAACCCATATGAATCGCTGGCTCttcttgctagaaaattcaaTAGAGCCCTGAGGAAGATTGATAGAAGAAACAGGtcaaatgtccaggacattaagCCATTTAATTCTCAGCGAAAGACCAAAGAGGAAGAGAAATCTGGTCAGAGTAAAGAAGATGAAATAGAGCAACTCAAgtcagaaaatgaaaaactgAGAGAAGCTATTGACAAGCTGCAGGATGATCTTGATGAATGGAATACAAAGCTTAAAGATGTTGACACTGTGGAAAAGCCTAAACTGATGTTGATCAATGATGAACTTCAAGAAAAAGTGTCCATACTGACAAACAAACTTGAAGCTACCCATAAATCAGTGCGTATGCGGAATAGTGGATCTATCATGCTTGATGAGATACTGAAGGAAACAAGGAAACAAGGAAGAAGCTTGAAAGGTATTGGCTTTAACTACAAGACTGCTAACAAGGAAAATCAGAAGGGGCCAAAGAAATTTGTTGGGGCTAAAACCAAATCTGAATTCAAGAACCCCACCAACTATCTGATGTTGGACCCGATGTCCCAACATGGGGGTTCTCAGCTGAAGAATTATACACCTACTCcttggagatgtcattactGTGGAAGGAATGGCCACATAAAGCCTTATTGCTTCAAGCtttatggttatcctcagactCAGAACATAGTTAAAGCCTTAAAGGGAAAACAAAAAAGGAAGACTTGGAAGCCCAAAGGTAAAGTCACATGCCTCATAGCTCACacatctttcagagcttcttcaagtgaagattggtattttgacagTGGTTGCTCAAGACATATGACTGGAAACAAGGAATATCTGGAAAATCTCAAAGGATAA
- the LOC130736404 gene encoding uncharacterized mitochondrial protein AtMg00860-like: MFIDDILIYSKSKEEHEEHLRQVLEVLQEKELYANESKCELWMEEVKFLGHVISSKGVAVDPSKIESILAWEQPKTTSDIRSFVGLVGYYRRFVRDYAKLNSLLMQLTKKKNQPFAWTEK; this comes from the coding sequence aTGTTCATTgacgacattctgatttacTCCAAGAGTAAGGAAGAACATGAAGAGCACCTACGACAAGTGTTGGAAGTTCTGCAGGAGAAGGAACTTTATGCCAATGAATCGAAGTGTGAGTTATGGATGGAAGAGGTTAAGTTCCttggtcatgtcatatcaagtaaGGGTGTGGCAGTAGACCCTAGCAAAATTGAGTCAATTTTGGCgtgggaacaaccgaagacgACAAGCGACATTAGAAGTTTTGTTGGACTTGTTGGATACTACAGACGTTTCGTAAgggattatgcaaagttgaaTTCTCTGTTGAtgcagttgacaaagaagaagaatcaaccgtttgcgtggacaGAGAAGTGA